A region from the Melioribacter roseus P3M-2 genome encodes:
- a CDS encoding DNA methyltransferase, giving the protein MRNNLLTIKEASIWISSELERNITPSNISYLVNYGRIKKYSDNGNTLVNKDELLAYYRTYYGKRQLNWTEKLGNDINWHLSFEQYKESETTKHVHRLHPYKGKFIPQLVEYFLDQHIDEFKTGVFFNKGDIILDPFCGSGTTLVQANELGMHAVGIDISAFNALISNVKIEKYDLSNLYLELKNITEALRQYKAESIILEFEQNLNEELTKFNNAYFPSPEYKRKVRKGEINEEIYGKEKEEAFNKIYKNLLNKYKIEVRQERTNTFLDVWYTKSVREEIDFVFNLIKNIRNKRTKKLATVILSRTIRSCRATTHSDLATLVSPVYSTYYCSKHGKICKPLFSILSWWERYTKDTLNRIAEFNSLRTDTFQHCFTGDSRTIDIFDAVDKLDPDFGQKLKRQKFAGIFSSPPYVGLINYHEQHEYAYELFGFERNDSLEIGPLFKGKGQKAKESYIEGIASVLINSKKYLANNFSIFLVANDKYNLYPVIANKSGLKIVQQFKRPVLNRTEKDKGAYSESIFLLKENS; this is encoded by the coding sequence ATGAGAAATAATTTATTAACTATAAAAGAAGCAAGTATATGGATTAGTTCCGAATTAGAACGCAATATTACGCCCTCTAATATTTCTTATCTTGTTAATTACGGTAGAATTAAAAAATATAGCGATAATGGGAACACTCTCGTTAACAAAGACGAATTATTAGCTTACTATCGGACCTACTATGGTAAACGTCAATTAAATTGGACTGAAAAATTAGGGAATGATATAAATTGGCATTTATCATTTGAACAGTACAAAGAATCTGAGACTACAAAACATGTACACAGATTACATCCATACAAAGGAAAATTTATACCGCAGCTTGTTGAATATTTTTTAGATCAACATATCGATGAATTTAAAACGGGGGTCTTCTTTAATAAAGGCGATATAATATTAGACCCATTTTGCGGTAGCGGTACAACTTTAGTGCAAGCGAATGAACTTGGCATGCATGCCGTCGGAATTGATATATCGGCGTTTAATGCGCTAATAAGTAATGTAAAAATCGAGAAGTATGATTTATCGAATTTGTATTTAGAACTTAAAAATATTACCGAAGCCCTTAGACAATACAAAGCAGAATCGATAATCTTAGAATTCGAACAAAATCTCAACGAGGAATTAACTAAATTCAACAACGCATACTTCCCTTCGCCCGAATATAAAAGAAAAGTTAGAAAAGGCGAGATTAATGAAGAAATTTACGGTAAAGAAAAAGAAGAAGCATTTAATAAAATTTATAAAAACTTATTAAATAAATACAAGATAGAGGTTCGGCAAGAAAGAACAAATACATTTCTTGATGTTTGGTATACAAAAAGCGTAAGAGAAGAAATCGATTTTGTATTCAATTTAATCAAAAATATTAGAAATAAGAGAACAAAAAAACTAGCCACCGTTATACTGAGCAGAACTATAAGATCATGTCGAGCTACAACACATTCGGATCTAGCCACTTTAGTTAGTCCTGTCTATTCAACTTATTATTGTTCAAAACACGGCAAAATTTGCAAGCCTTTATTTTCAATTTTATCTTGGTGGGAAAGGTATACTAAAGATACTCTTAATAGGATTGCCGAATTCAATTCCCTTAGAACAGACACTTTTCAGCATTGTTTTACCGGCGACAGTAGAACCATTGATATTTTTGATGCTGTAGATAAATTAGATCCTGATTTCGGCCAAAAATTAAAGAGGCAGAAATTTGCAGGAATCTTTTCAAGTCCCCCATATGTAGGACTAATCAATTATCACGAACAGCATGAATACGCTTATGAGCTATTTGGCTTTGAAAGAAATGACAGTTTAGAAATAGGGCCCTTATTTAAAGGGAAAGGGCAGAAAGCAAAAGAATCTTACATTGAAGGAATAGCTTCCGTGTTAATAAATAGCAAAAAATATCTTGCTAATAATTTCAGTATTTTCTTAGTTGCTAATGATAAGTATAATTTATACCCGGTTATAGCTAATAAATCGGGACTAAAAATTGTGCAACAATTCAAACGACCTGTATTGAACAGAACGGAAAAAGACAAAGGAGCCTATTCAGAATCGATTTTTTTATTAAAGGAAAATAGTTAA
- the queC gene encoding 7-cyano-7-deazaguanine synthase QueC → MKKLAVVALSGGMDSCVTAAIASREYELALIHINYGQRTENRELKAFNDIAEYYGVKHKLIIDYTHFSKIGGSSLTDRNIEVTRANIGSRDIPSSYVPFRNANILAACVSWAEVLNAEAVFIGAVYEDASGYPDCRPEFFEAFEKMADLGTKPETKIKIHTPIIHLSKAEIIKKGIELNAPLHLTWSCYQNEDEACGICDSCAFRLRGFQTAGIEDPIPYKVRPVYK, encoded by the coding sequence ATGAAAAAATTAGCCGTAGTCGCTCTGAGCGGAGGGATGGACAGTTGCGTGACGGCAGCTATTGCCAGCCGGGAATACGAGCTGGCATTAATACACATAAATTACGGACAGCGCACTGAGAACCGCGAACTGAAGGCTTTTAACGATATCGCTGAATATTACGGGGTAAAGCACAAACTTATAATCGACTACACGCACTTTTCGAAAATCGGGGGGTCGTCTTTGACAGACAGAAACATTGAAGTAACCCGGGCAAATATCGGAAGCCGTGATATTCCAAGTTCTTACGTGCCTTTCAGAAATGCGAATATTCTGGCGGCGTGCGTAAGCTGGGCGGAAGTTTTAAATGCAGAGGCCGTCTTTATCGGAGCCGTTTATGAAGACGCCAGCGGTTATCCTGATTGTCGTCCGGAATTTTTCGAGGCTTTCGAAAAGATGGCAGACCTCGGCACGAAACCCGAAACCAAAATTAAAATCCATACTCCCATAATCCATCTTTCCAAAGCGGAAATTATTAAAAAGGGGATAGAACTTAATGCGCCGTTGCATTTAACATGGTCGTGTTACCAAAATGAAGACGAGGCATGCGGCATATGCGACAGTTGCGCTTTCAGGCTGCGCGGTTTTCAGACTGCAGGTATTGAAGACCCGATTCCATATAAAGTTCGGCCGGTGTATAAATAA
- the leuS gene encoding leucine--tRNA ligase encodes MKYPFESIELKWQKYWKDKKVFKTDLTKIDNKLYVLVMFIYPSAAKMHIGHWYNYGPTDSFARYKKLKGFNVFEPMGYDAFGLPAENYAIKTGIHPQDSTLKNIKDIRSMLDRMGGMYDWDAELMTCVPEYYKWNQWLFLQLYKKGLAYRKNAPVNWCPSCQTVLAREQVLGDGGCERCGTTVIQKNLTQWFFKITEYADELLDGLNKIDWPEKTKTMQINWIGKSYGTEIDFSIEGSDEKIRVFTTRPDTLFGVTYVVLAPENELVQKITKPEYKDAVDKYIESIKSLTEVERTSTTKEKTGVPTGAYAINPINGEKVPIWIADYVLATYGTGCVMAVPGHDERDFEFAKKFNLPIKKVILQPGTNEEDELKEAYTDVGVMINSGKYNGLSSDVGIEKISEDIEKQGLGKRTVNYRLRDWLISRQRYWGTPIPVIHCDKCGEVPVPEDQLPVVLPYEVNFKPDGGSPLASCEEFINTTCPECGAPARRDPDTMDTFVDSSWYYLRYLNPRYEEGMFDSELANNWVPVDVYVGGAEHATMHLLYARFIHKFLRDIGLVNSDEPFQKLIHQGTITNQGAKMSKSKGNVVDPNEFLEKYGSDVFRMYLMFMGPYELGGDWSDKGIVGVDRFVQRTYTLFENYRGIASDTHAKSKYDMNELSDDEKKIYQKVNQTLAKVDSEIDNFRFNTAVAALMELLNELKNIDNCRKEIQVYTLERFASMLAPLAPHLGEECWSLLGKEKSIYEKPVWFEPDAEALINETVTVVVQVNGKVRAKIELPVDTPEREVKNIVFNDDKIKGYVDGKQIVKEIYVPNKIYNIVVK; translated from the coding sequence ATGAAATATCCCTTTGAATCGATCGAACTTAAGTGGCAAAAATACTGGAAAGACAAAAAAGTATTCAAAACCGATCTGACAAAAATCGACAATAAACTCTATGTGCTTGTTATGTTCATCTATCCCTCGGCGGCAAAAATGCATATCGGGCATTGGTACAATTACGGACCAACCGACTCGTTTGCGCGCTATAAAAAACTGAAAGGATTTAATGTGTTCGAGCCGATGGGATACGATGCATTCGGACTTCCCGCGGAAAATTACGCTATTAAAACCGGCATTCATCCCCAGGACAGCACTCTCAAAAACATTAAGGACATTCGCTCGATGCTCGATAGGATGGGCGGTATGTACGATTGGGACGCCGAGTTGATGACTTGCGTGCCCGAATATTATAAATGGAATCAATGGCTCTTTTTGCAATTATATAAAAAAGGATTGGCATACAGAAAGAATGCGCCGGTTAACTGGTGCCCTTCGTGTCAAACGGTTCTGGCCAGAGAACAGGTGCTCGGCGACGGTGGATGCGAAAGATGCGGAACAACCGTTATTCAAAAAAATCTGACTCAATGGTTCTTTAAGATTACAGAATATGCGGACGAGTTACTCGACGGTTTGAATAAAATCGACTGGCCGGAAAAAACCAAAACTATGCAAATTAACTGGATCGGCAAAAGTTACGGAACCGAAATCGATTTTTCTATCGAAGGCTCGGATGAGAAAATTAGAGTGTTTACGACCAGACCCGATACGCTCTTCGGCGTTACTTATGTTGTGCTGGCTCCCGAAAATGAACTTGTGCAAAAAATTACCAAACCGGAATACAAAGACGCCGTAGATAAATACATCGAATCGATTAAATCTTTGACTGAAGTGGAAAGGACTTCCACAACAAAAGAAAAAACGGGAGTTCCGACAGGAGCTTACGCCATAAATCCAATCAACGGCGAAAAGGTTCCTATCTGGATAGCAGACTATGTTTTGGCGACATACGGCACCGGCTGCGTTATGGCTGTGCCCGGGCACGACGAGCGCGATTTCGAGTTCGCTAAAAAATTCAATTTACCAATCAAAAAAGTTATTCTCCAGCCAGGTACGAATGAAGAAGACGAATTGAAAGAAGCTTATACGGATGTGGGCGTCATGATAAATTCAGGAAAGTATAACGGTCTGAGTTCGGATGTCGGTATTGAAAAAATATCCGAGGATATCGAAAAACAAGGGCTCGGCAAAAGGACGGTTAATTACAGATTGAGAGATTGGTTGATTTCTCGTCAGAGGTATTGGGGAACCCCGATTCCCGTAATTCATTGCGACAAATGCGGCGAAGTTCCCGTGCCGGAAGACCAATTGCCAGTTGTGTTGCCTTACGAAGTAAATTTTAAGCCGGATGGCGGCTCGCCGCTTGCAAGCTGCGAAGAGTTTATAAACACAACATGCCCCGAATGCGGAGCCCCGGCTAGAAGAGACCCCGATACTATGGATACATTTGTCGATTCATCCTGGTATTATCTGCGTTATCTCAATCCCCGTTACGAAGAAGGAATGTTCGATTCCGAATTGGCAAACAATTGGGTGCCGGTCGATGTTTACGTAGGTGGCGCCGAACATGCTACAATGCACCTGCTTTATGCGCGTTTTATTCATAAGTTTCTCAGAGACATCGGATTGGTAAACAGCGACGAACCGTTCCAAAAATTAATTCATCAGGGCACGATTACCAATCAAGGCGCAAAAATGTCGAAATCGAAAGGGAATGTGGTCGATCCGAATGAATTCCTTGAAAAGTACGGCTCGGACGTTTTCCGTATGTATTTAATGTTTATGGGTCCGTATGAACTCGGAGGCGATTGGAGCGATAAAGGCATTGTAGGCGTCGATCGGTTTGTTCAAAGAACTTATACTCTTTTTGAAAATTACAGAGGGATAGCTTCCGATACGCATGCAAAAAGTAAATATGATATGAATGAACTTTCCGACGATGAAAAAAAGATTTATCAGAAAGTCAATCAAACTTTGGCTAAAGTCGACTCTGAAATAGATAATTTCAGATTCAACACAGCTGTTGCCGCTTTGATGGAATTGTTGAACGAACTTAAGAATATCGACAATTGCAGGAAGGAAATTCAGGTATATACGCTAGAACGATTCGCTTCAATGCTTGCTCCGCTTGCGCCTCATCTCGGCGAGGAATGCTGGAGCTTGCTGGGCAAAGAAAAATCGATTTATGAAAAACCCGTATGGTTTGAACCCGACGCCGAAGCGCTTATTAACGAAACCGTTACCGTTGTTGTGCAGGTAAACGGCAAGGTTAGAGCAAAAATTGAGCTGCCGGTCGATACTCCGGAACGGGAAGTGAAAAACATTGTGTTCAATGACGATAAAATCAAAGGTTATGTCGATGGTAAACAAATTGTTAAAGAAATTTACGTTCCCAATAAAATTTATAATATTGTTGTGAAATAA
- the serS gene encoding serine--tRNA ligase gives MLDIKFIRENPDLVRKGLRDKGAADNVDEILELDEKRRKIIARNDELKALRNKVSSQIPILKKKGEDTAAVFEEMKKVGDEIAELDNELRKTDEELDEILRWTPNLAHESVPVGGSAEDNVEVRKWLPEGFSFDNDFEMLDHIELGKKLDILDFERGTKISGSGFPLYKGAGATLERALINFMLDFHLQNHGYKEILPPILVNRDSMKGTGQIPKLEEDMYFIEKDGLYPIPTAEVPITNIHRNEVLNEKELTIKYVGYTPCFRREAGSYGKESKGFLRVHQFNKVEMVKFSKPEDSYDELEKLVKDAEDILQALNIPYRIILLCTGDLSFSAAKCYDIETWSPAEKKWLEASSCSNFEAFQARRANIRFKREGSKKTEFVHTLNGSGLATSRLMVSLLENYQTPEGKVIVPKALQKYTGFEIIG, from the coding sequence ATGCTCGATATCAAATTCATAAGAGAAAATCCGGACTTGGTTAGAAAAGGATTGCGCGACAAAGGCGCCGCCGACAATGTTGATGAGATTCTCGAACTCGATGAAAAAAGAAGAAAAATTATTGCGCGCAATGACGAGTTGAAAGCGCTAAGAAATAAAGTTTCCTCACAAATTCCTATTTTGAAAAAGAAGGGCGAAGATACCGCCGCGGTTTTCGAAGAGATGAAAAAGGTGGGAGACGAAATCGCAGAACTCGACAACGAGCTGCGCAAAACAGACGAAGAGCTCGACGAAATATTAAGATGGACTCCGAACCTGGCTCACGAGTCGGTTCCCGTCGGCGGCAGCGCCGAAGACAATGTGGAAGTAAGGAAATGGCTGCCGGAGGGTTTCAGCTTTGATAACGACTTCGAGATGCTCGATCATATCGAACTCGGTAAAAAACTCGACATACTCGATTTCGAAAGAGGCACGAAAATTTCCGGGTCGGGATTCCCGCTTTATAAAGGAGCGGGAGCCACGCTGGAAAGAGCTCTTATAAATTTTATGCTCGATTTCCATTTACAGAATCACGGGTACAAAGAAATTCTTCCGCCGATTCTCGTAAACAGGGATTCGATGAAAGGCACGGGACAAATTCCCAAACTCGAAGAGGATATGTATTTTATCGAAAAGGACGGTCTCTATCCGATACCTACCGCCGAAGTTCCGATTACGAATATACACCGGAATGAAGTGTTGAATGAAAAAGAATTGACAATTAAATATGTCGGTTATACGCCGTGTTTCAGACGCGAAGCCGGTTCATACGGTAAAGAATCAAAAGGCTTTTTGCGCGTTCATCAATTTAATAAAGTGGAAATGGTAAAATTTTCGAAACCGGAAGATTCATACGATGAACTCGAAAAATTAGTAAAAGACGCGGAGGATATACTTCAGGCTTTAAATATACCGTACAGAATAATATTGCTTTGCACCGGCGATCTCAGTTTTTCAGCCGCAAAATGTTACGATATCGAAACGTGGTCGCCCGCCGAAAAGAAATGGCTCGAGGCTTCTTCCTGCAGCAATTTCGAAGCCTTTCAGGCGAGAAGAGCTAACATTCGCTTCAAACGAGAGGGTTCTAAAAAGACCGAATTTGTCCATACATTAAACGGCAGCGGACTCGCTACCAGCAGGTTGATGGTTTCGTTACTCGAAAATTATCAAACGCCTGAAGGAAAAGTTATTGTTCCGAAAGCTCTTCAAAAATATACCGGTTTCGAAATCATCGGTTGA
- a CDS encoding ABC transporter ATP-binding protein, with protein sequence MFGNLTYLKKYFARYKSSYLLGILFILISNVATVFVPILIKDSINLLEKNLDTHLIVNYALYTVGITLIAGLFQFFIRETIIVASRKIEYDLRQDFWEHIQKLPLRFFQNNSTGNIMSHATNDINAVRSFVGPAVMYSIDNGTLFLMIIPIMLSLSPALTFYVLLPLPFLSYLVYVVMRKIHVKYTRIQEKFSELTEKAQENFSGIRVVKSYVREDYEVKEFTKQSDEYLKRKMDLVRLQALFHPIFFVIAGFSTIIVIFVGGKMVIDGEISLGIIVAFVAYLSMLIWPMISFGFVANLVQQADSSMKRLLKFFNEPYEIKDGDETDYSIENIEGQIEFKNVSFRYNDFLPPVLDNVSLKINKGETVAFIGKTGSGKTTLVNLIPRFYDVTEGSVTIDGVDVRKIPLKTLRKNIGFVPQETFLFSDTLAKNIVYGNGNEDEEMIKYVAQISQLAKDVESFPKGYDTILGERGITLSGGQKQRTSLARALAIDPKILILDDSFSAVDTHTEEEILKRLKEFMKNRTSIIISHRISTVKDSDKIFVIDNGRIAEEGTHEELVELGGIYADLHFKQLLEEELKELN encoded by the coding sequence TTGTTCGGGAATTTAACCTATTTAAAAAAATACTTTGCGCGGTATAAAAGCAGTTACCTGCTCGGAATCCTTTTTATCCTTATTTCGAATGTGGCGACCGTTTTCGTCCCTATTCTGATAAAAGACAGCATTAATCTGCTCGAAAAAAATCTGGATACTCACCTCATTGTTAATTACGCTCTTTATACGGTCGGCATTACATTAATTGCGGGCCTCTTTCAGTTTTTCATTCGCGAAACTATAATAGTCGCATCCAGAAAAATCGAATACGATTTGAGACAGGATTTCTGGGAACACATACAAAAACTGCCTTTGCGATTTTTTCAGAACAATTCCACCGGAAATATAATGTCGCATGCCACAAACGATATTAACGCTGTCCGTTCGTTTGTGGGTCCGGCTGTAATGTATTCGATTGACAACGGCACTTTGTTCCTTATGATAATTCCGATTATGCTTTCGTTAAGTCCGGCGCTTACATTCTATGTATTATTGCCCTTGCCTTTTCTGTCGTATCTTGTTTATGTCGTTATGAGAAAAATTCACGTAAAATATACAAGGATACAGGAAAAATTTTCGGAGCTGACGGAAAAGGCACAGGAAAACTTTTCGGGAATCAGAGTGGTCAAATCGTACGTAAGGGAAGATTACGAGGTAAAGGAATTTACAAAACAGAGCGACGAATATCTTAAGAGAAAGATGGACCTTGTCAGACTGCAGGCGCTTTTCCATCCAATATTTTTTGTAATTGCGGGCTTTTCTACCATTATCGTTATTTTTGTCGGCGGCAAGATGGTAATCGACGGAGAAATTTCGCTCGGAATTATCGTAGCCTTTGTTGCATATCTTTCGATGTTGATCTGGCCTATGATATCCTTCGGCTTCGTCGCCAATTTGGTGCAGCAGGCTGACTCTAGTATGAAACGACTTTTGAAGTTCTTCAACGAACCGTACGAAATTAAAGACGGCGACGAAACCGACTATTCGATTGAAAATATAGAAGGGCAAATAGAATTCAAAAACGTAAGTTTCAGGTATAACGATTTTCTTCCGCCTGTGCTCGACAATGTCAGCTTGAAAATAAACAAAGGCGAAACCGTCGCTTTTATAGGCAAAACCGGAAGCGGTAAGACCACGCTCGTAAATTTAATACCAAGATTCTACGACGTCACTGAAGGCTCGGTTACAATCGACGGAGTAGATGTGCGTAAAATACCGCTTAAAACGCTGAGAAAAAATATCGGATTTGTGCCGCAGGAAACTTTCCTCTTCTCGGACACATTAGCTAAAAATATTGTTTACGGAAACGGCAATGAAGACGAAGAGATGATTAAATACGTAGCTCAGATTTCGCAATTGGCAAAAGACGTCGAATCTTTTCCCAAAGGATACGATACTATTTTAGGCGAGCGGGGCATAACGCTTTCGGGAGGACAGAAACAACGAACTTCGCTTGCGCGCGCTTTGGCAATCGATCCGAAAATTTTAATACTCGACGATTCTTTCTCTGCCGTGGACACGCATACCGAAGAAGAGATTCTCAAACGTCTTAAAGAGTTTATGAAAAACAGGACGAGCATAATAATCAGCCACAGAATTTCCACGGTGAAAGATTCGGATAAAATATTCGTAATCGATAACGGAAGAATAGCGGAAGAAGGAACCCACGAAGAACTCGTCGAACTGGGAGGTATTTATGCAGACCTCCACTTCAAACAGTTGTTAGAAGAAGAATTGAAGGAACTAAATTAA
- a CDS encoding NAD(P)-dependent oxidoreductase, whose amino-acid sequence MKKIKVAFFSIPPKEKNYIKRRLDKNKFELFFFKDELAADNPVIKDADVISVFIYDKVDRNIIDKAKKLKLIATRSTGFNHIDTEYARKKKIAVANVPYYGENTVAEHTFALILTLSRNIHKAYVRSQQSNFSLEGLRGFDLRGKTLGVIGAGSIGVHVMKIAKGFGMKVLAYDVKQNHILEELLDFKYVDLETLLKSSDIITLHCPYNKSTHHLINMNNIELVKKGALFINTARSGLIEPRALYYAIDKGIFGGAGLDVFEGEELLKEENQMLTKNVELEKVDAILKRNLLLRRENVILTPHMAFDSQEAIERILETTAENISAFFENRNYYKVI is encoded by the coding sequence ATGAAAAAAATAAAAGTCGCTTTTTTTTCAATACCGCCGAAAGAAAAAAATTATATAAAAAGAAGGTTGGACAAAAACAAATTTGAGCTCTTTTTCTTCAAGGACGAGCTCGCCGCCGACAATCCGGTTATTAAAGACGCCGATGTCATCTCAGTTTTTATTTATGACAAAGTGGACAGGAACATTATCGATAAAGCAAAAAAGTTGAAATTAATCGCAACGAGGAGCACAGGATTTAATCATATCGACACCGAATATGCCAGGAAAAAGAAAATTGCCGTTGCGAACGTCCCTTATTACGGCGAAAATACTGTGGCGGAGCATACTTTTGCGCTAATTTTAACATTATCGAGAAATATTCACAAAGCTTACGTAAGGTCGCAGCAAAGTAATTTCTCTCTCGAAGGTTTGCGCGGCTTCGATTTGAGAGGCAAAACTCTCGGAGTAATCGGCGCAGGCAGCATCGGCGTCCACGTAATGAAAATTGCAAAAGGTTTCGGGATGAAAGTTCTTGCTTACGACGTTAAACAAAACCATATACTGGAAGAACTTCTCGATTTCAAATATGTCGATCTGGAAACTCTGTTGAAATCCTCGGATATAATTACGCTCCACTGCCCTTATAACAAAAGTACGCATCATTTAATTAATATGAATAATATCGAACTGGTAAAAAAAGGCGCGCTCTTTATCAATACCGCGCGCAGCGGACTTATCGAGCCGAGAGCGCTCTACTATGCAATCGACAAAGGTATTTTCGGAGGAGCGGGGCTCGACGTGTTCGAAGGGGAAGAACTGCTTAAGGAAGAAAATCAAATGTTGACAAAAAATGTTGAGCTGGAAAAAGTCGACGCTATTTTGAAAAGAAATCTGCTGCTGAGACGCGAAAATGTGATTTTAACTCCTCACATGGCTTTCGATTCTCAAGAGGCTATTGAACGAATACTTGAAACCACTGCGGAAAATATCAGCGCTTTTTTTGAAAACAGAAATTACTATAAAGTGATTTAA
- a CDS encoding ABC transporter ATP-binding protein — MSDHRKDDEILGKAYDAKLMRRLLSYVKPYKGYVTLAILLNIVVAILPSVRPYLTKIAIDDYIANKDFDGLITIAALLLGTLLSQAVVQYFLTYFTELMGQKIIFDIRVQLFRHVERLALKFFDKTPIGRIVTRVTNDVESLNEMFSSGIVSVFSDIFVIIWIFFFMFTMSWDLALVTLSVIPILFYATFLFRKKVREAYRDVRYHLARLNSYMQEHITGMNVVQLFSKEEEELKKFSSINNDYKNANIRSVFYYAIFFPFVELLSAISIGLIIWYGGGEVVQNTLTLGVLIAFLQYTEMFWRPVRDLSEKYNILQTAMASSERIFKLLDDKTFVKNPENPVKLENVKGEIEFKNVWFAYNPGEYVLKDISFKINAGETAAIVGATGAGKTSIINILTRFYDIEKGAIFIDGVDISKVDKRDLRRYISVVLQDVYLFSGTIKSNISLGSGEITEEQIINAAKTVGAHDFIMKLPGKYDEIVKEKGATLSVGQKQLISFARALAYNPKILILDEATSSIDTETEILIQKAIEELLRGRTSIVIAHRLSTIQNADKILVMHKGELKEVGTHQELLARKGIYYKLYQLQYKDQEVIKSN, encoded by the coding sequence ATGTCCGATCACAGAAAAGACGATGAAATATTAGGCAAAGCCTACGACGCCAAATTAATGAGACGGCTTTTGTCTTACGTAAAGCCGTACAAAGGTTATGTAACGCTTGCAATCCTGCTGAATATTGTGGTCGCTATTTTGCCGTCCGTCCGGCCTTATCTGACCAAAATTGCTATTGACGATTATATAGCCAATAAAGACTTCGACGGGCTGATTACAATAGCGGCTCTTTTGCTCGGAACGCTTCTGTCGCAGGCGGTAGTGCAATACTTCTTAACCTATTTCACGGAATTGATGGGACAGAAGATAATTTTCGACATCAGGGTGCAACTGTTTCGTCATGTGGAAAGATTGGCTTTGAAATTCTTCGACAAGACTCCGATCGGTCGTATTGTAACCAGAGTAACGAACGATGTGGAATCGCTCAATGAAATGTTCTCTTCGGGAATAGTGTCGGTTTTCAGCGATATCTTTGTAATTATCTGGATTTTCTTCTTCATGTTTACGATGTCGTGGGATCTGGCGCTTGTTACTCTTTCGGTAATTCCGATTCTTTTTTACGCTACCTTTTTGTTCAGGAAAAAAGTCAGGGAAGCATATCGGGACGTCAGGTATCATCTTGCGCGCCTAAATTCGTATATGCAGGAGCATATAACCGGCATGAACGTGGTTCAACTTTTTTCGAAAGAGGAAGAAGAACTGAAAAAATTTTCTTCGATTAACAACGATTACAAAAACGCCAACATACGCTCGGTCTTTTATTACGCAATCTTTTTCCCGTTTGTCGAACTTCTGAGCGCAATTTCAATCGGTTTGATTATATGGTACGGCGGCGGGGAGGTTGTGCAAAACACTCTGACTCTCGGCGTGCTAATAGCGTTTCTTCAGTATACAGAGATGTTCTGGCGACCTGTGAGAGACCTTTCGGAAAAATATAATATTCTTCAAACCGCTATGGCTTCTTCGGAAAGGATATTCAAACTACTCGACGATAAAACCTTCGTTAAAAATCCGGAAAATCCCGTCAAATTGGAGAACGTCAAAGGCGAAATCGAATTTAAGAATGTGTGGTTCGCTTATAATCCGGGAGAATACGTTCTGAAAGACATTTCGTTTAAGATTAATGCCGGGGAAACGGCGGCAATAGTAGGCGCCACGGGAGCGGGCAAGACGAGCATCATCAATATTCTAACGCGTTTCTACGATATCGAAAAAGGCGCAATATTTATCGACGGCGTCGATATAAGTAAAGTTGACAAAAGAGATTTGAGAAGGTATATTTCCGTAGTGCTGCAGGACGTATATCTTTTCTCGGGCACGATAAAGTCAAATATTTCTCTCGGCAGCGGAGAGATTACGGAAGAACAGATAATAAACGCGGCAAAAACCGTAGGAGCTCACGATTTCATAATGAAGTTGCCCGGTAAATACGATGAAATCGTTAAAGAAAAAGGAGCTACGCTAAGCGTCGGACAGAAGCAATTAATTTCGTTTGCCAGGGCGCTCGCATATAATCCCAAAATATTGATACTCGACGAGGCTACGTCGAGCATAGATACCGAAACTGAAATATTAATTCAAAAAGCAATTGAAGAATTACTTCGGGGGAGAACCTCAATTGTAATAGCCCACCGGCTTTCCACAATTCAGAATGCCGACAAAATCCTTGTCATGCATAAAGGAGAATTGAAAGAAGTCGGCACTCATCAGGAACTGCTGGCTCGCAAGGGAATCTATTACAAGCTATACCAATTACAGTACAAAGATCAGGAAGTAATTAAATCCAACTAA